One window of Terriglobia bacterium genomic DNA carries:
- a CDS encoding sigma-54 dependent transcriptional regulator, giving the protein MKKILVAEDEPTLREGIAAAFRDRDWQVSEASDASQAITRLEEEVFDVLLTDYKMPDRSGLEVLKRCKMLNEGTVAVVMTAYGTVESAVEAMKAGAFDYALKPFDLEELELKVERALEHRRLLARLQAYDRETIIPKFENIVGESPQMKEVFRTIEKVARSNATVIVLGETGVGKELVAEALHRNSSRADRPFVKMNCAALHENLLESELFGHERGAFTGADRQRTGRFELANEGTLFLDEIGNMSPSTQAKVLRVLQEREFERLGGSRTIKVDVRVVAATNKNPEEAVRRGEFREDLYYRLNVVNIKVPALRERKEDIVPLASHFIQRFASELKKDVRGLEPNAVKSLKRHTWPGNIRELENAIERAVLMCEGRFIGDEDLNLFASGTGPSASDGLASLNLRLPPNGIDLDDLEKQAILEALRINNWVQKDAAKFLGVSSRVMNYKVAKYEIKSPRWSKNKLVG; this is encoded by the coding sequence ATGAAGAAGATCCTGGTCGCCGAGGACGAGCCGACGCTCCGCGAGGGGATCGCGGCGGCCTTCCGCGACCGCGACTGGCAGGTTTCGGAGGCGTCGGACGCCTCGCAAGCGATCACGCGCCTCGAGGAGGAAGTGTTCGACGTCCTCCTGACCGACTACAAGATGCCGGACCGGAGCGGCCTCGAGGTCCTGAAGCGCTGCAAGATGCTGAACGAGGGGACCGTCGCGGTCGTGATGACCGCCTACGGGACGGTCGAGTCCGCCGTGGAGGCGATGAAGGCCGGCGCCTTCGACTACGCGCTGAAGCCTTTCGACCTGGAGGAGCTCGAGCTGAAGGTGGAGCGTGCCCTCGAGCATCGCCGCCTTCTGGCGCGGCTCCAGGCGTACGACCGCGAGACGATCATCCCGAAGTTCGAGAACATCGTGGGCGAGAGCCCGCAGATGAAGGAGGTCTTCCGGACGATCGAGAAGGTCGCCCGGTCCAACGCCACCGTCATCGTCTTGGGAGAGACCGGCGTCGGAAAGGAGCTGGTCGCCGAGGCGCTCCACCGGAATTCGAGCCGCGCGGACCGCCCGTTCGTGAAGATGAACTGCGCGGCGCTCCACGAGAACCTCCTGGAGTCCGAGTTGTTCGGCCACGAGCGCGGCGCGTTCACCGGCGCCGATCGGCAGCGGACCGGGCGGTTCGAGCTGGCCAACGAGGGGACGCTGTTTCTGGACGAGATCGGGAACATGAGCCCGTCCACCCAGGCCAAGGTCCTCAGGGTCCTCCAGGAGCGGGAGTTCGAGCGGCTGGGCGGCTCTCGGACCATCAAGGTCGACGTGCGCGTCGTCGCGGCCACCAACAAGAACCCGGAGGAGGCGGTGCGGCGCGGCGAGTTCCGCGAGGACCTGTACTACCGCCTCAACGTGGTGAACATCAAGGTGCCGGCGCTCCGCGAGCGGAAGGAGGACATCGTCCCGCTGGCCAGCCACTTCATCCAGCGCTTCGCCTCCGAGCTGAAGAAGGACGTCCGCGGGCTCGAGCCGAATGCGGTCAAGAGTCTGAAGAGGCACACGTGGCCGGGGAACATCAGGGAGCTCGAGAACGCCATCGAGCGCGCGGTCCTGATGTGCGAGGGGCGCTTCATCGGCGACGAGGACCTGAATCTGTTCGCGTCCGGTACCGGGCCTTCCGCCTCGGACGGCCTCGCGTCGCTCAACCTGCGCCTGCCGCCCAACGGTATCGACCTCGACGACCTGGAGAAGCAGGCGATCCTCGAGGCGCTCCGGATCAACAACTGGGTGCAGAAGGACGCCGCGAAGTTCCTCGGAGTCTCGTCGAGGGTGATGAACTACAAGGTCGCCAAGTACGAGATCAAGAGCCCCCGCTGGAGCAAGAACAAGCTGGTGGGCTGA
- a CDS encoding PAS domain-containing protein, with product MGGVCGVSAAQPTTVHEDQFYRGLVNGMRCGILTIDREGRLVLMNEPARLILELPDLPVCGTPVEAALGEHPQLAQILRESFSMSSLPNRAEIDLRSRSESGKTIGFTLSLVPGEDGEPMGAAVFFKDLTHVEHKEEQERLRDRLAALGQMAANLAHEIRNPLAAIEVSCSLLKRRLSAETAGRDLLDKIIAEVLRLNRTITSSLEFVRPVSLSLAPARIEPVLDEALNVASGRRGRPGIAIERRFAEGIPPCLMDRGQLRQVFENVFLNAMEAMGEEGMLTIETSLTRAPAAASTPYRPAGRSKGDPWQGFDRYLTVTVSDTGPGIAEEHRDKLFYPFFTTKKQGSGVGLSMAKKIVDSHRGLIDVVGTQGCGAVFTVRIPMVGAAAE from the coding sequence ATGGGCGGAGTGTGCGGCGTGTCGGCCGCGCAACCCACGACCGTTCACGAGGATCAGTTCTATCGAGGCCTCGTGAACGGGATGCGGTGCGGCATTCTCACGATCGATCGTGAGGGGCGCCTCGTCTTGATGAACGAGCCGGCGCGCCTGATCCTGGAGCTGCCGGACCTCCCCGTCTGCGGGACCCCGGTCGAGGCGGCGCTCGGGGAGCATCCGCAGCTCGCCCAGATCCTCCGGGAGTCGTTCAGCATGTCGAGTCTCCCGAACCGCGCGGAGATCGATCTCCGGTCCCGCTCCGAGAGTGGAAAGACCATCGGCTTCACGCTGTCCCTCGTCCCCGGGGAGGACGGCGAGCCGATGGGCGCCGCGGTCTTCTTCAAGGACCTCACCCACGTCGAGCACAAGGAGGAGCAGGAGCGGCTCCGAGATCGGCTCGCGGCCCTCGGGCAGATGGCCGCGAATCTCGCTCACGAGATCCGCAACCCCCTGGCCGCCATCGAGGTGAGCTGCTCGCTCCTGAAGCGGCGTCTATCGGCGGAAACGGCCGGACGAGACCTCCTCGACAAGATCATCGCCGAGGTGCTGCGCCTCAACCGGACCATCACGTCGAGCCTTGAGTTCGTCCGGCCCGTGTCGCTTTCCCTCGCCCCGGCCAGGATCGAGCCGGTGCTGGACGAGGCACTGAACGTCGCCTCCGGCCGCCGCGGGCGTCCCGGGATCGCGATCGAGCGACGCTTCGCCGAAGGCATCCCTCCTTGTCTCATGGATCGGGGACAGCTCCGCCAGGTCTTCGAGAACGTGTTCCTCAACGCCATGGAAGCGATGGGCGAGGAAGGGATGCTCACGATCGAGACGTCGCTGACCCGGGCGCCGGCGGCCGCGAGCACGCCCTACCGTCCGGCGGGAAGGTCCAAGGGCGACCCGTGGCAGGGCTTCGACCGGTACCTCACGGTGACGGTCTCCGATACCGGCCCGGGCATCGCCGAGGAGCATCGCGACAAGCTGTTCTATCCGTTCTTCACCACCAAGAAGCAGGGGTCCGGAGTCGGGCTCTCCATGGCCAAGAAGATCGTGGACAGTCACCGGGGCCTGATCGACGTCGTCGGAACGCAGGGATGCGGCGCCGTGTTCACCGTCCGAATCCCCATGGTCGGGGCGGCAGCGGAGTGA
- a CDS encoding acyl--CoA ligase, with protein sequence MRFPLVHDMLARAAQARPDAPLVLDGRDRSTYAEAERASNRVARALVAEGIHRGDRVGLIADNSRWYVEAYYGILKAGGVVVSLSTAGDSRTHRALLADCGARGVVCGPTQARAVAGIAGLHGIEFVLGPAPPDSAEPAGLGVCRILEPSVVLSAMSDQAPPVRGIDLDRAAIVYTSGSTGRPRGAILRHLNIVANTRSIVQYLGLTPADRGMVVLPFHYVYGKSLLNTHVAAGGSVVIENRFMYPQQALDTLERSEATGLAGVPSTFAILLNKSNLASRRLPSLRYVTQAGGAMAPELTRRLIEALPGKEIYIMYGATEASARLSYLEPADLPRKIGSIGKAIPNVELRVLRDDGAEVEIGEIGEIVARGSNIMEGYWNAPEETAAVLDENGYHTGDLGRRDEEGFLYVVGRKREMIKSGAHRISPKEIEEVLVEHPAVHEAAVVGVPDEILGESIAAFVTLRPGHPQDGAGILAWCRERLPAYKIPTTLRSLREFPRNASGKIDKLALKRPALADAP encoded by the coding sequence ATGCGGTTCCCCCTCGTTCATGACATGCTCGCGCGCGCCGCCCAAGCGCGCCCCGACGCTCCCCTCGTCCTCGATGGACGGGATCGCTCGACCTACGCGGAGGCGGAGCGGGCCTCGAATCGGGTGGCGCGGGCGCTCGTCGCAGAGGGGATTCATCGCGGGGACCGGGTCGGGTTGATCGCGGACAACTCCCGGTGGTACGTCGAGGCGTACTACGGGATTCTGAAGGCCGGTGGCGTCGTCGTCTCGCTCAGCACGGCCGGCGATTCGAGAACCCACCGGGCGCTGCTCGCCGATTGTGGGGCGCGGGGCGTGGTCTGCGGCCCGACGCAGGCGCGGGCCGTGGCGGGCATCGCGGGCCTCCACGGGATCGAGTTCGTGCTCGGGCCCGCTCCGCCGGATTCCGCCGAGCCCGCCGGACTCGGTGTGTGCCGGATCCTGGAGCCCTCCGTCGTCCTCTCCGCGATGAGCGATCAGGCCCCGCCGGTGCGGGGAATCGACCTCGATCGCGCGGCGATCGTGTACACGTCGGGAAGCACCGGGAGGCCGCGCGGCGCGATCCTCCGTCACCTCAACATCGTCGCCAACACTCGCTCGATCGTGCAGTACCTCGGGCTGACCCCGGCGGACCGCGGGATGGTCGTCCTCCCGTTCCACTACGTCTACGGCAAGTCGCTGCTCAACACGCACGTCGCGGCCGGCGGGAGCGTGGTCATCGAGAACCGGTTCATGTACCCGCAGCAGGCTCTGGACACCCTCGAGCGGTCCGAGGCGACCGGCCTCGCGGGAGTGCCCTCCACCTTCGCCATCCTGCTGAACAAGTCGAACCTCGCGTCCCGTCGTCTCCCGAGCCTCCGGTACGTCACGCAGGCGGGCGGCGCGATGGCGCCGGAGCTGACGCGCCGACTCATCGAAGCCCTGCCCGGCAAGGAGATCTACATCATGTACGGCGCGACGGAGGCTTCCGCGCGCCTCTCCTACCTCGAGCCCGCCGATCTGCCCCGCAAGATCGGGAGCATCGGCAAAGCGATCCCCAACGTCGAGCTGCGGGTGCTGAGAGACGACGGTGCCGAGGTGGAGATCGGCGAGATCGGGGAGATCGTCGCGCGCGGGTCCAACATCATGGAGGGGTACTGGAACGCGCCCGAGGAGACCGCGGCCGTTCTGGACGAGAACGGCTACCACACGGGCGACCTCGGACGACGGGACGAGGAAGGATTCCTCTACGTCGTGGGACGCAAGCGCGAGATGATCAAGTCCGGGGCCCACCGGATCTCCCCGAAGGAGATCGAGGAGGTGCTGGTCGAACACCCTGCCGTGCACGAGGCCGCGGTCGTCGGGGTGCCGGACGAGATTCTCGGCGAGTCGATCGCGGCATTCGTGACCCTGCGTCCGGGGCACCCGCAGGACGGCGCGGGGATCCTCGCGTGGTGCAGGGAGCGATTGCCCGCTTACAAGATCCCGACGACGCTCCGGTCGCTCCGGGAGTTCCCGAGGAACGCCTCCGGGAAGATCGACAAGCTCGCTCTCAAACGGCCGGCCCTGGCCGACGCT
- a CDS encoding cohesin domain-containing protein, with protein MSVAAKGLLLTLAVLELACGGGGSSTGKVISPSPTPPTASFVPARFTPGGHLVTMAEGTKAGDAVTVLVQVSGTSGLYGAGFNVGYNADYVTYVGWSAGGLLETGGNQVNYIVSNKPSLGAVVVNATRVGSEPAIDVSGTMTVITLTFRVATMGSFPLTFESDATLYDAQIPSQPIPGLVWYGGSLQGS; from the coding sequence ATGAGCGTCGCTGCCAAGGGGTTGCTACTGACGTTGGCCGTACTCGAGCTGGCCTGCGGTGGCGGTGGATCCAGCACCGGCAAGGTCATCTCGCCCAGCCCCACGCCACCCACCGCCAGCTTCGTGCCGGCGAGGTTCACGCCTGGTGGTCACCTGGTGACCATGGCCGAGGGGACCAAGGCCGGCGACGCGGTGACGGTCCTGGTGCAGGTGTCCGGCACGAGCGGGTTGTACGGAGCGGGCTTCAACGTCGGCTACAACGCGGATTACGTCACCTACGTCGGTTGGTCGGCGGGTGGGCTCCTCGAGACCGGAGGCAACCAGGTCAACTACATCGTGTCGAACAAGCCGTCGCTCGGCGCTGTCGTCGTGAACGCGACGCGCGTCGGCAGCGAGCCCGCAATCGACGTGTCGGGGACGATGACGGTCATCACCCTGACCTTCCGGGTCGCCACGATGGGCTCGTTCCCGCTCACGTTCGAGAGCGACGCCACTTTGTACGACGCCCAGATTCCTTCTCAGCCCATCCCGGGCCTCGTCTGGTACGGGGGCTCCCTCCAGGGGAGCTGA